The following DNA comes from Flavisolibacter ginsenosidimutans.
GTTGCAAGCCTTTAAGGTTCGCGCCTTCGCCACCTTCCCATCTTTTCAATTGGTCTTTAATGAACAGGAGAAGATTCTGCCGCAGCGCTTTTACGTCGGGTGATGATTCTTCTTTTTTAAAAAAATCAAACATGTCTATTAAAGTTGTTCGTTGGTCGTTGGTTGTTGGCCGAAGAACAAAACGATCAACGTCCAACGTTCAACTGACAACGGATTAGGGATTTATTTTTTCGTCAAAACTTTTTATGTACCCAAACTTTTTCAACACCGGCACAACGTTCGTTCCGGCAAGTTTTACCGCTACGCTTGAACCTTTTGTTTTTTCAATGCGTACACAGGTTACAATGTGTCCTTCGCCGGCCTGCTTTGGCGCAAAAAACACGTACCAGCCGTCGTTGATGCGTTCGCCTTTTAAGATGCGTTCCGGCGTACCGGTTTTGCCTGCGGCCACTAAGCCAAGTTTATCTTTTTTGCTGGCGCTTTGTTCACGCATGTATTTGGTCATCAAAGCCGCGGCCGCCGGGTCTTTTAACAACGGAATGCCTTGTTCAAGCGGCAGCGTCGAGTCGCTAATTTTCGTTACATAACGGCTGTGCATGAGTGTGCCGTTGTTGCCAATAGCCGATGCCACCCGTGCAATGGAAGCCGGCGTAGCAATCAACTCGCCCTGTCCCCAGGCCATGCCCGAAACGCCGCGGCCTCTCGTTCTTCTGATGTCGTTTGGATTGTAAGAGCGAACGCTGTTGAATTCCGTTTTGCGCCAGATGGCCTTCCATTTTTCCCACTGCGAATTATCCGTCAAATCACCGTCGTAAAAATAGCCGCCCACGCCGCGCAAAAACAACCCCGCTTTCAAATAAATATCGCCCATGTCTTCCTCTAACCGCAACTCGTTTGCCAGGCGAATAAAGAATGGGTTGTTTGATTTAACGATGCCGCGTTCGATGGTGATGGTGCCAACTTCATCGGGCTCTTCGCTCTTCACACGAATCAAATCACCGGAACGGACTTGTATGGTTTTCTTTTCCGCTGCTGCGGTTCCAAGTTTATTAAAAGCTGCCGATGCCGTAATTAATTTGGCCGTTGAACCCGGTTGTGTAGCGTAGGTAAAGCCAAGGTCTCTTGTGGTGAGAAAATAAGGCAAGCGAGCCAGTTCTGCGTTGGACAAACTCATTCGTTCCGGTTCGTTCACCGGTGCTGCGGGATACATGGCCGAGGCCAGCACATCACCGGTATTGTCTTCCATCACCACAACAGAAATACGGCTGTTCTTCAAAGTATCAAGGCTTTGCAGCGATGCTTGCAACTGCGTTTGCAAAGCCGCATCCACCGTCATCTGCACGTCGCGGTTGCGCTGCTTGAACTTTTCTACTTCGGTGCTGTTAATGCCGGCCAAAAGCAATGGTGCAAGTGCACTAAAGTCGCGTTTTGCCACGGTCATTTCAACAGCCGTTTGCGGAAGAAAACGGTTTTCGCGAAAACGCGATGCCGTCACTACAAATTTTGTTTCGGGTGCGGGAAAACCGCGCAGTTCGGCCATGTGTTCGTACTCGGCGTAATAACCGTTGGTGCTTCCCATAAACGCACCGGTGTTCATGTCCCCAACCCAAAAAAACATGCTCTCGTAAAAGGGATAATAACGGTCAAGACGCTTGTGCGAAAGGGCTTGCAATGCCGTTGGATTTAATCCTGCGGCAATGAGCGAATCCTGTTGGTGAAGAAAAGCATCAGGATTGCCCGTTGCCAACACTCTTCCCTTTCTGTCCAATAAATTTCCCGCACCGATGCGGTTCATCAAAATGGCAATGCGCGGGTTGTAACTGAACATGCGTGCCCCGCTTCTGTCCGCAACCAGCGCCGGTTGCACTACCCATTTTTTGTTGTTGAAAAGATATTGGCCCACGTTCACGCCGAGCAAGATCACACCGACAAATGCAGCAATCAACGCGGGCATGATGTTGCGGTCTTGCTGCCGCGAAATGTATTTCATCTGCACGGCAGAACCTTGCACAACCGAAGCCGATAACAAGAATCCGGCGGCCAGCATATTCGCAATTAACGACGAGCCGCCGTAACTCATAAACGGCAATGAAACACCCGACAGCGGCAAGGCACCAACAGAGCCACCCGCAATCAAAAGAAATTGCACAAACGTAGCAATGCCGATGCCCGAACAGAGATAAAAAAGAAAAGGTGTTCCGGTCTGCCGCCCAATTAATACAGCACGATGCAAGTACAAAACGAAAGCAATGAACACGCAGATGATGCCCGCCCAACCAAACTCCTCGCCCATTGAGGGAAGAATCATGTCGGTATGCGCTTCGGGAATTGTTTTGGCAAAGCCCTCGCCAATGCCTTGTCCCTGCACGCCACCGCTGCTCATGGCCCAAAGGCCGTTGGCTATCTGGTCGCCGCCAAAAACTTCGTTGTTCCAGGGGTCTTGCCAGATGGCTTTTCTGTCCACCAAACGTTGCACAGGTCCCGGAAATATTTTACCGATGTAAGGCACTTGGTCAAGCAAAAGAAAACTCGCCATCACTACCAGCAACATGATGGCGGATTCAGTCAGTTGCTTTTTGACAAAGAAAATGGCCAGCAGCAACAAGCCAACGGTAATGGTCGTTGCCAGTAAAATATTGTTGTGCGTAAGCCAGATGGAAAGAACGTACACAGCGGCCGTTCCAACGGCGTAGGCAAAATCGCCCCGTGAAAAAGAAAACAAAATGATGAAGGTGAAACAAGCCACCATCGCGGGACCCAAATCGCCCAACCACAAAAACAAACCCAACACACCGAGAATGGCAATCAACGCGAAACCAAAAAATCGCCAGCGCTTCTGCCAGCGGCCGTACTCGGAAATAAATTTTTCGTTCGTGGCAAAGAAACCCGCAAGAAAAACAACGATCAAAAACTTTACAATCTCGCTGGGCTGAAAACCGAAAAGATTCACTTTTACGCCGCTGCCTTCGGGACCTGTGCCCAACAAAATCGTGAGCATCAACAAACCCATTGCCGCAATTGCCCAGGGCCAGCCGTTGGCGGCTTTGCTGGCCTTTTTAAAAACGAACAAGCGGTACAAACCCGAATCGGTGGTAAACTTTTTTAAATTGAAAAAAAGCAAAACAAAAATGCCGAGCAAGCCACCAGCAAAATAAAACAACGTACTGCGGCCAAAGAAGCGGTCACGCAAAGGGTCTTGCAGCGAAAGCAACGTAAGAAAAGAAATGCCGGTGAGCAACATGAGCAGCGGAAGAAGCAGTTGGTCGGCCTGCGGAAAGCGAAAGGACAAAAAAAGATGCAACAAAAAAAAGCCAGCGAAGAAAACAACCGCAATGGTCCAATACCACTTCGTTACTTCTTCCGGCATGCGAACGATAAGGGCTTTTTCGCGGCGCAGGTTGTTAAAGTCGCGGGTAGAAAAGGCCTTCATCTTGTGCGGCACTTGCGTAAAAGTGAACGCAACGTTCTCGCTTAAATCCTGTACGCCTTTGGAAGAACCAAACTGGTAACCGGGTTTTAACGGAATAAGTTCATAGGCTTTGTTTGACGACAAGCCGTTAAACAAGAAGCTGCCGTTGTTCTCGGTTCGTGCATAAGCTTGCAAGGAAACAAGCTGGCGATGATTGTTCGAATCAACACGGAACGTTTTTACCAGCGTTGCCGATGAATCCACAACGGTTCTTCCTTCGTCATCCACATCTTCACTGTACAAACTGTCCTGCGGTAAAATCATTTGCAGCCGCACCAAGACGCCGGCACTAAAATTTTCACCTTCCTTTATTTTGCCGCTGATGTTGTAATTACCCAAACCAATGTTTACCGATGACGGAAGTTTTGGCGGCGCCGTTCTTTCTCTTTCAAAGCGCAGCGAATCGTTGCCGGTAAAACCAATCAGCGTTCGCGAGAGTTTTGCTCTCCGGCGAAAGGATTCGCCGCCTTTTAAATAAGCATCGTCGGTGGAAATTTCAAAGGCACGTTTGTTTAGTTCACCGATGTTGTCCATCTCCTGCGTTCCGCTAAAACCTTGCGACGCAACGGCACGAATGAGCTCAATATCGCGGGGGTCTTCAAAATAAAAACCGCGCTGCAACAGCGCCGCAAGATTTTCGGCGGGCTTCGGTGCGTTGAGGTTTATCATCGAACCTTCAGCAAGACGCTTGGGCACTTCATCGAAATACTTTTTTTTGAGCATGTCGAACAAGTGCGCAAAAAGAAATAGCATCACCGCGCCGATGGCAAAAAGAAAAACCCGTTCAATGTTTCTGCTTCGGATAAACGACATGGAGGATTATTTGGGTAACGAATCTTTTTTGAATGCAGCGGTATCTTTTTTAAGAATGACCGTATCGCGAAGAATGCCGGTTAACGGTTGGCTTAACGGCAATTGAAACTGGCGATTGATGGTTGCGTCACAATTCTCAAAGCGAACGTTTTTCAATTGCACGCCCTTGCCTTTTGCAACAATGGCCGTATGAAAACCTTTAAAGGTTATGTTCTCCAGCAACAAGTATTTGTTGTTGGATGAAACAACAAAGGCTGGTCCGCGATAAGCAGAGTCACTTTGCAAAACCAAACCGTTGCCGTTGATGTGCAGTGAATCCTGCCGAGCGAAGACCGTGTCGCTAACGATGATGTTCTTGTGCAGCGAGTCAGCATAAACAAAGGTTTGCGATGCAAGGCCCAGGCTATCGCCAAAACGTTTTTCTTCCGCGTTGCGAACGGGTTGCAAAACAGGTTTAGGTAGCGAAGCCTGCAAGTCTTTGTTCTTTGTCCAGAACCAGAAACAGGCAAGCGCAAGAAGCAACAACAGAAGGCCAAACAGCCAAAGCGGAAGATTATTTTTTTTGGCTTTTGTTACCGGCTTTGCCTCTTCTCTTGTTTCCGCAAGAATTGTTGTTGGCTTTTCATCCTTGACGGCGGCGTTTTTTTTTACGAGTACAGGCTTTGTTGCTTTTTGCTTCTGAGGCTTTTTATCGTTCTTCACCAGCACCACCGTAATGTTGTCTTTCCCTCCCGCGCCGTTGGCCGCATCAATTAAAGCCTTGCCTTTTTGTGCAAGCGTTGCTGATGAAAGAAGAACATCCGACATTGCTTTGTTGTTCACCAAATCGGTTAAGCCGTCGCTGCAAAGCAGCAGCAGATCGCCGGGCAAAAACGGCGATTGCCCCGTTTCAATGTAATCGTCTTTCAAATCCATTTGCGCATCAAAGCCAAGCGCTTTGTTTATTTCGTTGCGTTTTGGATGCGTCATTGCTTCTTCTTCCGAAAGCCGTCCGCTGTCTTCCAAAAAGCCTACGAAAGATTGATCTTTTGTGACCTTCACCAACGAGTGGTCGCGCAAAAGATAGAGCCGCGTATCGCCAACGTGTGCGTAAAAAAATTGGTTGCTTTCCACGTCAGCCAGCACTACCGTCAACACGCAAGCCATCTGGCTGTTGCCCTTACCCTCTTGTTTTTCTCGGTAGATGTTTTGGTTGGCCTGAAGCAAAGCCTCGCGAAGAATTTGCAGCACGTCGCCGTTGGCCGCCTGCATCTTTTGCAGAAGCGTGTCTCTGGCAATGGCCGCCGCCACTTCGCCGCCGTCATAACCGCCCACACCGTCAATTACGCAAGCCAGTATCCAACCGGTTGGCAATTTTTCGGCGATGAAAGCATCTTCGTTGTTGTCGCGGAGCTTGCCCACGTCGCTAAGCCCAAAATAATTTTCAGCCATTCTTGCGGTGGGTGTTTTTGATTTCTGCAAAATGCGTAACGAGAAGGAAAACACAAATGCCGAGAAGAACCAACGAAATAACTGCGCTCATGGTTAAGGTTTAAAAATGTTAACGCCTACGATCCCGTTTAATAAGATGCGTGAGTTAAAGGGCAACTCGGTCCATTGCGGATTTGCTTCATCGCTGCGCGACACTTCTTTTTCGTTCAACACCGTTTTCTCTCCAAACGATGCGAGGTAAAATTTATTTTCATCGCGGTTGAAACGAATGCGCAAGTGCGGTGTGTTCACCCAATCGGAAGGAATGCGAAAAAAATTGGCGAGGTCGTTTGTCTCTTCTTTTCCCGACACCACAATTTCATCGGCCTGCATGAAGTATTCAATCTTTTTGCCGGCAAATTCTTTGTCGGGCACAATGGTTTCAAAACGGGCAAGTGCATTGCGCACTGGTGTTTGCGTTGGCGCAGCCGCACCTGGCGTTGTTTTAATCTGGCGTTCGTCAAAAACCAGGTCTTCGCGGTAAGGCACTTCATAATAACCGTCGCTGTAAAAATGAAAATCTTTTAAGATGTCGGGATTGATGTCGAAGGTTTGCGCAATGCCTGTTTGCCGCGGAATAAAGGTGACGCGAAGATTTTCCGCTGTTTGTGCCGACGGTGCGCTGTCAGGCAAAAGCTTGCCGATAAAACTGATGTCGCCGCGGGAATATTCCGGTGCGGAAACAAAGCGAAAAATCCAACGGCTTGCGGACGGTTCTACGGTTTTGCCGAGGCCGCGGTATTCTTTCAACAAATTGTACATCTGTTTCAGCGATTCGTGCACGATGATGCCGAAGATGCCCTTCTTGTTTTCCATAAAGAGCTTGTAGTCTTCAGGATTCAGGCAAATGATGTACTCGTGGTAAAAAACAATGCGGTCGGCAAAAGACAACTCGCTGATGGAGGTTTTAAATTTTTCAATGATGTAGCGATAAACATCATTGGGCGTAAGCCCGGACGGCGTTGCATCTATTTGCTCGGCTTCTTTTTTCAAAAAAAAATCGTGCAGGCCGATGCGTTGCCAGAAAGATTGCTTTGACTTCATTTGGTAAGTTAGTGGCATAAAAGTAAGGCTTCCCTAAATGCAATTTCGATAGCGAAAATTGTGTGAGAGTTTCTTAAAATTTTATGCCGGAGTTTTTTTGGAAGGGTCCTGGTGCGTATTGAAGATGCGGAAAATTACAATGGTGTTTTGCTGTACTTCAAATACGATAACAAAGGGGAACCGTTTATTGCACCTTGTCGCAAGGGTTTATTAAGGTAAGCGTATGCTTCAGGATTAATTTTCAAACCGGAGATTAGGGTTTCCAATTCTTGCAAAAAGCTGTCACCTAACCCAAACATTATTTCTTCATCATACTCGTAAGCAGCATCAGCATCATCTTTGGCCGTCTGCCTGAAATCAATCTGATACGTGCTTCTTGCGTTTGCTCAAAATTTCGGCTTTGACTTCGTCCCAACTGCCATTCTTTTTGTTCATCGTTCATTTTACTCATGTATTGGATAATTTCTGTTTCTTTCGTCAGTTTTTCCATAATTGCCGCTTTCTGTAAAAAAACAATCGCTTGCAAGTTTAATGCAGACCGCCCCGCTCCCGTGGCGTAAAAATTGAAACCCTTGACCACAACCACAAAACCGAACGAGCTACATGAAGATGACGCAATTCCCGGGTTCGCCTTTTCCACTGGGTGCATATTGGGACGGCTACGGCGTAAACTTCGCGCTATACAGCGAGAACGCAACGGCCATCGAGCTTTGCCTTTTTTCGGCCGGCGATCCAAGCGTAGAAGTCCGCATTCGCATAAAAGAAAGAGACAATTCCATTTGGCACGTTTACCTGCCGGAAATCGCTCCCGGCCAATTGTACGGCTACCGCGTTTACGGCCCCTACGAGCCGCAGAACGGCCATCGCTTTAATCCCAACAAATTATTGATTGATCCCTACGCAAAAGCCATCTCGGGTACCATCAACTGGAACGATGCGCTTTTTGGGTACGAAGTTGGACACCCCGACGAAGACCTCAGCTTTGATGACCGCGACAGTGCGCCTTTCATGCCCAAATCGGTGGTGATTGATTCGCGATTTGATTGGGAAGGCGACAAACTGCCGCGCATTCCTTATCACCGCACCATCATTTACGAAGCGCATGTAAAAGGCCTGACAAAATTGCTTCCGGCCATACCGGAAGAATTGCGCGGCACCTACGCCGCCATCGGTCATCCGGCTACGCTTCAATATCTAAAAGAACTCGGCATTACGGCGCTTGAACTCATGCCCGTGCATCATTTTGTGCACGATAAATTTTTAGCCGATAAAGATCTGGCCAATTACTGGGGCTATAATACCATTGGTTTTTTTGCGCCGGACATTCGTTACGCAAGTTCAACCGATCACGGTGCGCAGGTAACGGAATTCAAGAAGATGGTAAAAGAACTGCACAAAGCCGGCATTGAAGTAATTCTGGACGTGGTGTACAATCACACAGCCGAAGGCAACCAGCTTGGCCCCACGCTTTCCTTTCGCGGCATTGACAACGTGAGCAATTACCGTCTTACCGAAGACAAGCGCTATTATATGGATTATACCGGTACGGGCAATACGCTGAACGCAAAAATGCCCAACACCATGCGCATGATCATGGACAGTTTGCGGTACTGGATTTTAGAAATGCACATTGATGGTTTTCGTTTTGATTTAGCGGCTTCGCTGGCAAGAGAACTGCACGCCGTGGACCGCCTCGGCTCCTTCTTTCAAATCATTCATCAAGACCCCATCATCTCGCAAGTAAAACTGATTGCGGAACCTTGGGACGTTGGCGAAGGCGGTTATCAGGTGGGCAACTTCCCGCCGGGTTGGGCCGAGTGGAACGGCAAATACCGCGACTGCATGAGAGATTACTGGCGGGGCGCGGACAGCATGTTGGGCGAGTTTGCACTTCGCTTTACCGGCAGCCCCGATTTGTACGAAGAAGATTACCGCAGCCCAACAGCCAGTGTGAATTTCATTACCGCTCACGATGGATTTACGTTGCACGACCTGGTTTCGTACAACGAAAAACACAACGAAGCAAACGGCGAGAACAACAACGACGGCGAGAACCACAACCGCAGTTGGAACTGCGGCGCCGAAGGCGAAACGGACGACGCAGAAATCATTGCCTTGCGAAAAAAACAAACACGAAATTTTTTAACCACTTTGTTTTTTTCGCAAGGTGTGCCCATGCTGGTGGCCGGCGACGAATTGGGACGAACGCAAGACGGCAACAACAATGCTTATTGCCAGGACAATGAAATCTCCTGGATCAATTGGGAAGAGGCCGATACGGAATTGCTCACATTCACCAAAAAGCTCATTCACTTCTGCAAGCGGCACCCTGTGTTTAATCGCCGGCGATGGTTTAAAGGCCAGCCGGTGAAAGGAATCGGGCTTGAAGACATTGCCTGGTTTAAACCCGACGGCACGGAAATGACGGAAGAAAACTGGAACCAGGATTTTGCAAAGTCGCTCGGCGTGTTTTTAAACGGCAAAGGCATTCATTCAATGGGCTCAAAAGGCGAAGTCATCGTGGACGATAATTTTTACGTCATCTTCAACGCTTACCACGAAGCCTTGCCGTTTAAATTACCGCCGCAGAAGTTTGGCCGCAAGTGGGTAAAAGTATTGGACACGGCATTGAATTATTTAGAAGAAAGCGGCGAGAATTTCAAAGCCGCGCAAAGCATAAACGTTGATGGACGTTCTGTGGTGCTGCTGAAACAGCCAACGCATTGAGCCAATAAACAATGAGCAATAGTCAATCAGCAACAAGCGGAGAAATAGAGCATAAACACATGAACGGGTGAACAAGTAAACAAGTGAACAATCAGATTATGCAACCGATAGATGTTTTGAAGCGGACGATTGGTGTAAATTTTTCGGAAGAAGGCACGGTGACAGTAAAGGTTTGGTCGCCGCAGGCAGAAACAGTACAGCTAGAAGTTAAGGTTAAAGATCAAGTCGAGACGATATCGTTAACAAAAGAGCGTTACGGTTATTGGTCGGCAACAAGCAATAAAATAACAAACGGCAGCCGTTATAAAATTAAAATAGACGATAAGCAATCTTTCCCCGATCCGGCTTCGCTTTCGCAACCCAACGGCGTACACGGTGATTCGGAAGCAATTAACCTGGCTGCGTTTCAATGGCGCGAAACCGCGTGGAATAACATTCCACTGGAAGACTACATCATTTATGAATTGCACACCGGAACGTTCACCCCTGAAGGAACGTTTGCGGCAATTGAAAACAGACTCGATTATTTAAAAGAACTCGGCATCACCGCCGTTGAACTCATGCCCGTGGCACAATTTCCCGGCAACAGGAACTGGGGCTACGACGGCGTGTTTCCCTTTGCCGTACAAAACAGTTACGGCGGCGCAAAAGATTTGCAACGTTTGGTGGACGCATGTCATCAAAAAGGTCTCGCCGTAGTTCTCGACGTCGTTTATAATCACCTTGGACCCGAGGGAAATTATCTGGGAGAATTTGGTTCTTATTTCACCAGCAAATACAACACGCCCTGGGGCAACGCGGTAAACTTTGACGACGCCTGGTGCGATGGCGTGCGCCATTATTTCATAGAAAATGCTTTGATGTGGCTGCGTGATTTCCGCATTGATGCATTGCGGCTCGACGCCGTTCATGCCATCAAAGATTTCAGTCCCGTTCACATTCTGAAAGAAATAAAATTGCACGTGGATGAACTGATGCGTGTCACCGCACGCAAACATTACCTGATCGTAGAATTGGACCTGAACGACACAAAATTCATTCAGCCAGTCAACCAATGCGGTTACGGCATGAATGCGCAATGGATTGATGAATTTCACCACGCCTTGCGGGTAACAACCGGCAACGAAAAAACCGGTTACTACTCCGACTTCAGTGGAATTGAACATTTGGCCAAAGCTTATAAAGACGCTTACGTTTACGACGGGCAATGGTCGCCGCACCGCCACAAATTTTTTGGTGTAAAAGCAGACGAGGCCGAAGGCAAACAGTTCATTGTTTTTTCGCAAAACCACGACCAGGTTGGCAACCGCATGTTGGGCGAACGCACGAGTGAACTCGTAAGTTTTGAGATGCAAAAAGCAATGGCGGCAGCGGTTGTTCTTAGCCCTTACATACCACTGTTGTTCATGGGCGAAGAATGGCGCGAACCACACCCTTTTCAATACTTTATTTCACACACCGATGAGGCGCTTTGTGCAGCGGTGCGGAAAGGACGCAAAGAAGAATTTGCCGCTTTTCATCTTGAAGGCGAAGCACCCGATCCGGTTGCAGTAGAAACTTTCGACAACTCAAAGTTGCAATGGCATTTAATTGAAGAAGACAAACACAAGCAAATGCTGTCGTATTACAAAATGCTTTTGTCACTACGCAAAAGCCATCCGGTGCTCAAAAATCTTAACCGAAAAAATTTATCCGTTAACCCTCTTGTTGAAAGCAACGCTCTAATCTTGCTGCGCTGGCAAGAAAGCCATTATGTTTTATGCTTGATGAATTTCTCAAATGAAGAAAGGCAAATCAAATTGATGAAGGCTTCGGAATGGAACATTGCGTTGGATTCTGCGTCGCGTCAATGGGGCGGCAGCGGCGAATCAACGATTGAAGAAAACAGTGTTGTTCTTCGGCCCGAGTCCACCTTGATTCTAACCAACAAATAATTCGAAGCAACGAAAAGATGATCCGATCGTTTGATAGCCACGCAAGTCGCCCCGCAACAAAGCAAAAACCTTTGCTCCCGGACAATACCGGCTTGGTGAATGATGCTCCGGCCCGAAGGATTGCCGGTTTTACAGCACGATTACAAGAAGCTTTTCTCCAGCCCGAAGGGTCGCAATTCTCGTTACGCAACGAAACCAATTACTGATTATTAATTACTGATCACTCATTACAAATCATGTTCAATCCTCTTTCTACATACCGCATCCAATTTCACAAAAACTTCACCTTTGCACACCTCGAAAAGCGAATTCCTTACTTGCAGCAATTGGGCGTTGGAACTGTTTATGCTTCACCCGTTTTTGAAGCTCTTCCTGGCAGTGTGCACGGTTACGACATCGTCAATCCTTTGCGCATCAATCCCGAAATTGGAACCGAAGAAGAACTGCGGCAGCTTCGAAAAAAGTTAAACGATGCCGGCATCAACTGGCTGCAAGACATCGTGCCCAATCATGCCGCCTATCATTCCAAAAACAAATGGTTGATGGACGTGTTGGAGAAAGGCCAGCAATCGGTGTATGCGCCTTTTTTTGACACGGTTATGAACAGCCGCTTGTTCAGCGGAAAACTGATGGTGCCTTTCCTCGGAAGTACGCTGGAAGAAGTCATCAGCAACGGTGAGTTGCGCCTTGCTTTTGAAGAAGGAAGGTTCGTTTTTAAACATTACGACAACCATTATCCTTTGAAGCCCGGTTCTTACCCTTTTATATTGCAAACTGCGGAGGGAAACGATGCCATCAATTCTTTGTTGGTGCAAATTGACAACGTACACAAACTTGAAGACAGCAATTCTTTACACAAAGGCTGGGACGAGTTGCTGCTTCAACTGCATTCGCTGATGCGAAATGAAACAGTGAAGGCCGCCGTTCAACAAGCGATTGACAACATAAATAATGACAAAGAAAAAATACGGCAGCTTGCAAACGAACAGCATTATCGTTTTTGCCACTGGCAGGAAACGGACAGCCGCATTAATTACCGCCGCTTCTTTACAGTAAACGGATTGATTTGTTTGAACATTCAGGACGAAAACGTTTTTGAAAAACATCACTCGCTTGTAAAGAAACTGGCGAACGAAAACATCTTTCAAGGCTTGCGTGTAGACCATGTTGACGGCCTGTACAATCCAACCGAATACCTTCAACGCTTGCGGCAGTTGAGCGGCCAGGAAAGCTGCATTGTTGTAGAAAAAATTTTAGAGGCGGGTGAAGACATGCCAACCGACTGGCCCGTTCAGGGCAATACGGGCTATGATTTTCTCTCGGCGGTGAACAACCTTTTCACCAACAAAGATGCAGAGCCGCCATTCACAGAATTTTACGAAGGCCTTACCGATGATTACCGCAGTCTTCACCAGCAACTCCACGACAAAAAGACCCACATTCTTTACGAACACATGGGCGGCGAACTTGAAAATCTTTACCGCTATTTTTTGCAGTTGAACATTGCCGATAAAAAATTCCTGGCCCGCATTCCGCCCGACGACATGAAGTCTGCCATCGGCGAATTTTTGATCCAATGTCCGGTGTACCGTTGTTACGGAAATTTTTTTCCGTTGAACGGCAACGAAGAAAAAGCCGTGCGGAATAT
Coding sequences within:
- the glgX gene encoding glycogen debranching protein GlgX; translated protein: MKMTQFPGSPFPLGAYWDGYGVNFALYSENATAIELCLFSAGDPSVEVRIRIKERDNSIWHVYLPEIAPGQLYGYRVYGPYEPQNGHRFNPNKLLIDPYAKAISGTINWNDALFGYEVGHPDEDLSFDDRDSAPFMPKSVVIDSRFDWEGDKLPRIPYHRTIIYEAHVKGLTKLLPAIPEELRGTYAAIGHPATLQYLKELGITALELMPVHHFVHDKFLADKDLANYWGYNTIGFFAPDIRYASSTDHGAQVTEFKKMVKELHKAGIEVILDVVYNHTAEGNQLGPTLSFRGIDNVSNYRLTEDKRYYMDYTGTGNTLNAKMPNTMRMIMDSLRYWILEMHIDGFRFDLAASLARELHAVDRLGSFFQIIHQDPIISQVKLIAEPWDVGEGGYQVGNFPPGWAEWNGKYRDCMRDYWRGADSMLGEFALRFTGSPDLYEEDYRSPTASVNFITAHDGFTLHDLVSYNEKHNEANGENNNDGENHNRSWNCGAEGETDDAEIIALRKKQTRNFLTTLFFSQGVPMLVAGDELGRTQDGNNNAYCQDNEISWINWEEADTELLTFTKKLIHFCKRHPVFNRRRWFKGQPVKGIGLEDIAWFKPDGTEMTEENWNQDFAKSLGVFLNGKGIHSMGSKGEVIVDDNFYVIFNAYHEALPFKLPPQKFGRKWVKVLDTALNYLEESGENFKAAQSINVDGRSVVLLKQPTH
- the treZ gene encoding malto-oligosyltrehalose trehalohydrolase; this encodes MQPIDVLKRTIGVNFSEEGTVTVKVWSPQAETVQLEVKVKDQVETISLTKERYGYWSATSNKITNGSRYKIKIDDKQSFPDPASLSQPNGVHGDSEAINLAAFQWRETAWNNIPLEDYIIYELHTGTFTPEGTFAAIENRLDYLKELGITAVELMPVAQFPGNRNWGYDGVFPFAVQNSYGGAKDLQRLVDACHQKGLAVVLDVVYNHLGPEGNYLGEFGSYFTSKYNTPWGNAVNFDDAWCDGVRHYFIENALMWLRDFRIDALRLDAVHAIKDFSPVHILKEIKLHVDELMRVTARKHYLIVELDLNDTKFIQPVNQCGYGMNAQWIDEFHHALRVTTGNEKTGYYSDFSGIEHLAKAYKDAYVYDGQWSPHRHKFFGVKADEAEGKQFIVFSQNHDQVGNRMLGERTSELVSFEMQKAMAAAVVLSPYIPLLFMGEEWREPHPFQYFISHTDEALCAAVRKGRKEEFAAFHLEGEAPDPVAVETFDNSKLQWHLIEEDKHKQMLSYYKMLLSLRKSHPVLKNLNRKNLSVNPLVESNALILLRWQESHYVLCLMNFSNEERQIKLMKASEWNIALDSASRQWGGSGESTIEENSVVLRPESTLILTNK